From Shewanella yunxiaonensis, the proteins below share one genomic window:
- a CDS encoding coniferyl aldehyde dehydrogenase, whose amino-acid sequence MDSSNASSSSETTLFQIWQRQQQAFQALPVPSLAQRRATLGALKKALLAAYPQLLIAMSQDFGHRSEYDSLLADVVPVLNNLKYCQRQLPRWMQPQRRHSGLLLFPSKLQVHYQPKGVCGIIVPWNFPVMLSLSPLVAALAAGNRVMLKLSEFTPHTNRVLRQLLAQAFEESQVAVIEGDASVAAEFSALPFDHLLFTGATDVGKAVMRTAAANLTPVTLELGGKSPAIIADDMPISLAVERLLYAKTLNAGQTCVAPDYVLCPHAKVAEFIKCWQLKFNRMYPDFAHNADYSFIVNERHHQRLRTLLNDAQVQGAQCVPALGSLEALTQLRKWPTVLLTEVSDNMAVMQQEIFGPLLPVIGYQSWEQALRYIQQKPRPLALYLLTFDKQRQQQLLQQTHSGGVCINDALYHVAADDAPFGGIGPSGMGHYHGREGFLEFSHARTVLSKKRVNPAKLMQPPYHRWWQKLLLKYLLR is encoded by the coding sequence ATGGACTCATCTAACGCTTCCAGCTCATCAGAAACTACACTGTTCCAGATATGGCAACGCCAGCAACAGGCGTTTCAGGCGTTGCCTGTTCCGTCCTTAGCACAACGTCGTGCAACCTTGGGGGCGTTAAAAAAGGCGCTGTTAGCCGCATATCCGCAATTACTCATTGCCATGAGCCAGGACTTTGGTCACCGCAGTGAATATGACAGCCTGCTGGCCGATGTAGTGCCGGTACTCAACAACCTCAAGTATTGTCAACGCCAACTGCCGCGATGGATGCAACCACAGCGACGCCACAGTGGACTGTTATTGTTCCCCAGTAAACTGCAAGTTCATTACCAACCTAAAGGCGTGTGCGGCATTATCGTGCCCTGGAACTTCCCGGTCATGTTGTCACTCAGCCCTCTGGTGGCGGCGTTAGCGGCAGGCAACCGGGTAATGTTGAAGCTTTCTGAATTTACCCCGCACACCAATCGGGTACTAAGGCAACTGCTGGCACAGGCATTTGAGGAATCCCAGGTAGCGGTGATCGAAGGCGATGCCAGCGTCGCCGCTGAATTTTCAGCCCTGCCATTTGATCACTTGCTGTTTACTGGCGCGACTGACGTTGGTAAAGCCGTCATGCGCACCGCCGCTGCCAACCTGACGCCCGTCACCTTAGAACTTGGTGGTAAATCACCCGCAATCATCGCTGATGATATGCCAATATCTCTGGCGGTTGAGCGGCTGTTGTATGCGAAAACGCTCAATGCCGGACAGACCTGTGTGGCACCGGATTATGTGCTGTGTCCGCATGCCAAGGTGGCCGAGTTTATTAAGTGTTGGCAACTCAAATTCAACCGTATGTACCCAGATTTTGCCCACAACGCTGATTACAGCTTTATTGTTAACGAGCGTCACCATCAGCGATTACGAACACTGTTGAATGATGCTCAGGTGCAGGGGGCTCAATGTGTACCAGCATTAGGCAGTCTTGAGGCACTAACACAATTGCGCAAATGGCCTACAGTGTTACTTACCGAGGTCTCTGACAACATGGCCGTGATGCAACAGGAGATCTTTGGCCCGTTATTGCCGGTTATCGGTTACCAATCCTGGGAACAAGCACTGCGTTACATTCAACAAAAACCGAGACCGTTAGCGCTTTATTTACTGACGTTCGATAAGCAACGACAACAACAGTTGTTACAGCAAACTCATTCTGGCGGTGTCTGTATTAATGATGCGCTATACCATGTAGCCGCAGACGATGCCCCCTTTGGCGGTATTGGCCCCTCAGGTATGGGGCATTACCATGGCAGGGAAGGCTTTCTTGAGTTTAGCCATGCCCGCACAGTGCTAAGCAAAAAGCGCGTCAACCCAGCAAAATTGATGCAACCACCCTATCATCGTTGGTGGCAAAAGCTGTTGCTGAAGTATCTGCTACGTTAA
- a CDS encoding SpoIIAA family protein: MNMKVHGISVGIENYGGDDFVLFIKATGTLTHDDYEYMVPVLEAAIGGVVQPQIFALMDVTEMDGWEARAMWDDLKLGLKHGREFKKIAILGNRGWHEWMARMADWFTPSEVKFFNDRQEAVVWLQE; this comes from the coding sequence ATGAATATGAAAGTTCATGGAATTTCCGTTGGTATTGAGAACTATGGCGGTGATGACTTTGTGCTGTTTATCAAAGCAACCGGTACGCTGACCCATGACGATTATGAGTATATGGTGCCGGTACTTGAAGCCGCAATTGGTGGTGTTGTTCAGCCGCAGATCTTTGCCTTGATGGATGTAACAGAGATGGATGGCTGGGAAGCCAGAGCGATGTGGGATGATCTGAAACTGGGACTGAAACATGGCCGGGAGTTTAAAAAGATCGCCATTTTAGGTAATCGTGGTTGGCACGAATGGATGGCCCGCATGGCTGACTGGTTTACGCCTTCGGAAGTGAAGTTTTTCAATGATCGGCAGGAGGCCGTGGTCTGGTTGCAGGAGTAA
- a CDS encoding universal stress protein produces MRDKDILWPTDFSDTASHALRYAIDMANHYKVGLRILHVVDQPVADASYQLLVVTPEELAESMEKAAAESMHKLLAELDTSLHVETIIRRGDPVEEILTEAKDADVGMIVLASHGRSGLSHFLNTNVSEDIANQATCPVLVVK; encoded by the coding sequence ATGCGCGATAAAGATATCCTATGGCCGACAGATTTTTCTGATACGGCATCTCATGCTCTCAGATACGCCATTGATATGGCGAATCACTACAAAGTGGGATTACGTATCCTGCATGTTGTGGATCAGCCCGTGGCAGATGCTAGCTACCAACTGCTGGTGGTAACACCGGAAGAGTTGGCGGAGAGCATGGAAAAAGCTGCGGCAGAGAGTATGCACAAGCTGCTGGCAGAGCTGGATACTTCGCTGCATGTCGAAACCATCATTCGTCGTGGTGATCCGGTAGAAGAGATCTTAACCGAAGCCAAAGATGCGGATGTTGGGATGATTGTACTGGCAAGCCATGGTCGTAGCGGCCTGAGCCATTTTCTGAATACTAACGTATCGGAAGATATTGCTAATCAGGCAACATGCCCTGTGCTGGTAGTGAAGTAG
- a CDS encoding pyocin knob domain-containing protein, translating into MWIKATQASVAAGGILITINSGESASAVQAGDAAILGNNSPVEIKGVQQAVGGQWQLVLQDAWPYAAVTNGALRVQPNGGRFEAAIQAMRDINTYAANTHAAMNEWLTSTAATISVEKADGSSVGIPTLSSYTSNWGTAALKNVGEESGELMQVGAFGLGQSVAKNTGGIDLNTANLKTGFYSGNNWSNAPVAMSDTSWGYLIVQNLATVGASGYSSQIFILNNSSSKLWSRTRIGGTWGPWLELYSKGNTTVDSNGFIKAASPIIKLYADSIETNDSAIQQSPALVVNGVGDYTITGTSGFAQTGWYINTPTDANGNIKVFVEYEQVEQPDGTYNIDVKTYEPDYSTGPATAGAPLDIPAGRWIDIRLQALPTPEIEAEV; encoded by the coding sequence ATGTGGATTAAAGCAACTCAGGCATCAGTCGCCGCTGGCGGCATACTCATTACCATTAACAGCGGCGAATCAGCTTCAGCAGTGCAGGCTGGCGATGCCGCCATTCTCGGCAATAACTCGCCAGTCGAAATCAAAGGAGTGCAGCAAGCAGTTGGTGGTCAGTGGCAGTTGGTATTGCAAGATGCATGGCCTTACGCTGCGGTCACCAATGGCGCATTGCGCGTGCAACCGAACGGTGGACGCTTTGAGGCGGCAATCCAAGCGATGCGTGATATCAACACCTATGCTGCGAACACTCATGCCGCCATGAATGAATGGCTGACCAGTACTGCAGCCACTATCAGCGTAGAAAAGGCTGATGGTTCAAGCGTTGGCATTCCAACGCTGAGTAGCTATACAAGTAATTGGGGGACTGCAGCACTTAAAAATGTAGGTGAAGAGAGTGGTGAACTCATGCAAGTTGGCGCATTTGGTTTGGGCCAGTCTGTCGCCAAAAATACTGGCGGCATTGATCTAAACACTGCAAATCTAAAAACTGGATTTTATTCAGGAAATAATTGGTCTAACGCGCCAGTAGCAATGTCAGATACCTCGTGGGGGTATCTTATCGTGCAAAATCTTGCGACTGTAGGGGCATCTGGATATTCCTCTCAAATATTTATCTTGAATAATTCCTCCTCTAAACTTTGGTCACGTACAAGAATTGGTGGAACATGGGGACCATGGTTAGAACTATACTCAAAAGGAAATACTACGGTTGATAGCAACGGCTTTATCAAAGCAGCATCCCCAATCATCAAACTGTATGCAGACTCAATCGAAACCAATGACTCAGCTATTCAGCAATCTCCAGCGTTAGTGGTTAATGGTGTTGGTGATTACACTATCACTGGCACAAGTGGATTTGCGCAAACTGGTTGGTATATCAATACACCCACTGATGCGAACGGAAACATCAAAGTGTTTGTTGAGTATGAGCAGGTCGAGCAGCCAGATGGCACTTACAACATCGATGTGAAAACCTACGAACCTGATTACAGCACAGGCCCAGCAACAGCAGGCGCACCATTGGATATTCCTGCTGGCCGTTGGATCGATATCCGTCTGCAGGCACTTCCAACACCTGAAATAGAAGCAGAGGTTTAA